DNA from Streptomyces luteogriseus:
TCCTCGGCCAGTCGCGAGATGTGGGCCAGCCGCTCGGCGACGACGTCCTCGTCGAGCTTGTCGTCGTAGGTCGCCGCCTCGGTGCCCTCCTCGTCGGAGTAGCCGAAGACGCCGATGGCGTCCAGCCGCGCGCCATTCAGGAACCGCTCCAGCTCGGCGAGGTCGGCCTCGCTCTCGCCGGGGAAGCCGACGATGAAGTTGGACCGCACACCGGCCTCGGGCGCCTTGCTGCGGATGGTGTCGAGCAGCTCCAGGAACCGGTCGGTGTCGCCGAAGCGGCGCATCGCGCGCAGCACGCCGGGCGCGGAGTGCTGGAAGGACAGGTCGAAGTAGGGCGCGATCTTCGGGGTCGAGGTGAGCACGTCGATGAGGCCGGGCCGCATCTCGGCGGGCTGGAGGTAGCTGACGCGCACGCGTTCGATGCCGTCGACCTCGGCGAGCTCGGGCAGCAGGGACTCCAGCAGGCGGATGTCGCCGAGGTCCTTGCCGTAGGAGGTGTTGTTCTCGGAGACCAGCATGATCTCCTTCACGCCCTGCTCGGCCAGCCAGCGCGTCTCGTTCAGCACGTCGCTCGGGCGGCGGGAGATGAAAGAGCCGCGGAAGGACGGGATGGCGCAGAAGGAGCAGCGGCGGTCGCAGCCGGAGGCGAGCTTCACGGAGGCGACCGGGGAGCCGTCGAGGCGCCGGCGCAGGGGTGCGCGGGGCCCGGAGGCCGGAGCGAGGCCCTCCGGGAGATCCGCGGGCGCGACGGCCGGCTCGGCCGGGCCGTGCCCGGGCAGCGCGACGTCGGCCGCCGACTCCTGGCGCTCCGCCGGGCTGATCGGCAGCAGCTTGCGCCGGTCGCGCGGGGTGTGGGAGGCGTGGATGCCGCCGTTGAGGATGGTCTGGAGCCGGTCCGAGATGTCCGAGTAGTCGTCGAAGCCGAGCACGCCGTCGGCCTCGGGGAGGGCTTCGGCGAGTTCCTTGCCGTACCGCTCGGCCATGCAGCCCACCGCCACGACGGCCTGGGTTCTGCCGTGACCCTTGAGGTCGTTGGCTTCCAGGAGGGCGTCGACGGAGTCCTTCTTGGCGGCTTCGACGAAGCCGCAGGTGTTCACGACGGCGACATCCGCTTCCTCGGCGTCCTCCACGAGCTGCCAGCCGTCCGCCTCCAAACGGCCTGCGAGCTCCTCCGAGTCCACCTCGTTACGGGCGCAGCCAAGGGTGACGAGTGCGACGGTACGGCGTTCAGGCATGGGCTCAAGACTACTTCGTCCCGCTGACACCCCATGTCGACGGGGTTGGCCATTTCCCGGCCAACCCCGCATCAACCGGACTTTTCGGTCCGGTCACCCGGCCTCGGGGTCGCCCTTCGTGTACGTCAGGCGTTCGACGGCCCCCGGCTGGAAGTTCTCCTCGATCTTCTTGCCGTTGACGAAGAGGTCGATCGCGCCGGCGTCTCCGAGAACGAGGTGGACCTTCGAACTGTCCTGGAAGGTCTTGGTGTCACCCTGCTTGAGGACGCCGTCGAAGATCATCCGGCCGTTGTGGTCCTTGGCGGCGATCCAGCTGCGGCCGTCGGCGGCGGCCACCCGGACCGTCACCTTGTCCTGCGGCGCGGCCGCGATGGCGCTGTCGGACGCTTCGGGCTTGGGGTCGGCGGGCTTCTTGGTCTTGGTGGTCGGGGAGGCGGAGTCGCTGGGCGTGGAGCCCTCGGCCACGTTCGCCTCGTTGCCGCTGTCGTCGCCCTGGAACATCGTGAACCCGACGAAACCGATCACGGCGACGATCGCGGCGACCATGGCCGCGGTCCAGTTGGGTCCCCGCCGCTCCGGACGGATGCGCTCCGCCTCGAAGAGGGGAGCCGCCGGGGTCGGTGCCGGGCGCCCGCCGTGCTCGTCGCCGTACTGGGCGAGCAGCGGCTCGGGATCGAGATGGACGGCCTTGGCCAGGGTCCGGATGTGCCCACGGGCGTAGACGTCCCCGCCGCAGGCGGAGAAGTCGTCCGCCTCGATGGCGTGCACGATGTTCATGCGGACCCGGGTGGCGCTACTGACGTCGTCGACGGTCAGCCCGGCGGCGATACGAGCCTGCCGCAGGACATGGCCGATGGAGGGGCGGGCTTCCTCGTGGTCTGCTTCGACGTGCTCGTTTTCGAACGGACGCTCGTCTTCAGGGGAGTTGCCGATGGACACGGGGGCGCCTTTCGAGCGTGTGGCCGCCTGTGCTGGAGGTTCAGTCTAGGGGGGTACCAAAAGGGTGGGGCAACCGGGCGGTGTCACTTTGTACGCCATCGGAATGGCCCGACATTCCGATGGTGGGGTCGCTGGTTGTCGCTTCCCTCAACTTGACGTACGCCGAAGGGAAACGGTTGCCCGATGATCCCTCACGGGAACGTCACGATCCGGACACCCGGTTGCCGTAACGTCCGACGAGCGATCGCCGTGTCCCGCTTCCCTACTCTTCAGACTCCCCCCGGATCAGGGCGAGCACGCCATCCAGCTCGTCAGGCTTCACAAGAACGTCACGAGCCTTCGAACCCTCGCTCGGTCCGACGATGTTCCGCGACTCCATCAGGTCCATGAGCCGGCCGGCCTTGGCGAAGCCGACCCGCAGCTTGCGCTGGAGCATGGACGTCGACCCGAACTGCGTGGAGACGACCAGCTCGGCCGCCTGGCACAGCAGGTCGAGGTCGTCGCCGATATCCTCGTCGATCTCCTTCTTCTGCTTGGTGCCCACGACGACGTCGTCCCGGAAGACCGGCGTCATCTGGTCCTTGCAGTGCCGGACGACGCCAGCGATCTCCTCCTCGGTGACGAAGGCGCCCTGCATACGGGTGGGCTTGTTGGCCCCCATGGGCAGGAACAGCCCGTCGCCCTTGCCGATGAGCTTCTCGGCGCCGGGCTGGTCGAGGATGACCCGCGAGTCGGCCAGCGAGGACGTGGCGAACGCCAGCCGCGACGGGACGTTCGCCTTGATCAGACCGGTGACGACGTCCACCGACGGCCGCTGTGTGGCAAGCACCAGGTGGATGCCGGCCGCGCGCGCGAGCTGCGTGATGCGCACGATCGCGTCCTCGACGTCCCGCGGCGCGACCATCATCAGGTCGGCGAGCTCGTCGACGATGACCAGCAGGTAGGGGTACGGCTGGAGCTCGCGCTCGCTGCCCTCGGGCGGCTTGACCTTGCCCTCGCGCACGGCCCGGTTGAAGTCGTCGATGTGCCGGTAGCCGTAGGCAGCCAGGTCGTCATAACGCAGGTCCATCTCGCGCACGACCCACTGGAGCGCCTCGGCGGCCCGCTTGGGGTTGGTGATGATCGGCGTGATCAGGTGCGGGATGCCCTCGTACGCGGTCAGCTCGACCCGCTTGGGGTCGACCAGGATCATCCGCACGTCCTCGGGGGTCGCCCGCATCATGACCGAGGTGATCAGACAGTTGATGCAGGACGACTTGCCGGAGCCGGTGGCGCCGGCGACCAGCATGTGCGGCATCTTCGCCAGCGAGTGCATGACGTAGCCGCCCTCGACGTCCTTGCCGAAGGCGACCAGCATCGGGTCGTCGTCCTCGGCCGACTCCGCGAGACGCAGGACGTCGCCGAGGTTGACCATCTCCCGGTCGGTGTTGGGGATCTCGATGCCGACCGCGGACTTGCCGGGGATCGGGCTGATGATCCGCACGTCCGGGCTGGCGACGGCGTAGGCGATGTTCTTGGTCAGCGCGGTGATCCGCTCGACCTTCACAGCGGGGCCGAGCTCGACCTCGTAGCGCGTGACCGTCGGCCCGCGGGTGAAGCCGGTGACACTGGCGTCCACCTTGAACTCGGTGAAGACCGTGGTCAGCGACTCGACGATGAGGTCGTTGGCGGCGCTGCGGGACTTGCCCGGGCCGCCGCGCTCCAGCAGGTCGAGGGGCGGCAGGGAGTACGTGATGTCGCCGGAGAGCTGGAGCTGCTCCGCGCGCGGGGGCAGGTCACGGGGTTCGGCGGGCGGGGACTTGGTGAGGTCCCGGACACCGGGCCTCGGCTTCGGTTGTTCGGGCTTGTCCTGCTCGGGCCTGTCCTGCTTGAGCTTCTCCTGCTGGGGCCGGGCGGACGGAACCGGCGTCGGGGTGGTCGCCTCCTGGTCCCCCACCCGTACGCCCTGGGTGAGGTCGGCGACGATCGGGGAGGGCGGCATGCCGTGCAGCACGGCACCGTCGAGGGCCGCCGCTGCCGCCGCCGCGACGTCCACGGCGTCCCTGCGCCGGTCCATGTCGGGCTGCGGCACCGCCGAGCGGCGGGGGCGGCCACGGCGCCGGGTGAGCGCCTCCTCCTCCGCACTGTCCGGGTCGTACGCCTCGGGCGCCGGCGCACGCCTGCCGCGCGGGCGTGCGGGAAGCGCCTCGCGCCACTGCTCCTCGTAGCGCTCGTCGTCCTCGTCGAAACCGAACTCGTCCCCGGCCGGGTCGCGGAGGATCCCGAGACGCACCCCGAGCAGCCGCAGCCGCTGCGGAATGGCGTTGACCGGCGTGGCCGTGACGACGAGCAGCCCGAAGACCGTCAGCAGCACCAGCAGCGGCACGGCGAGCATGTCGCCCATGGCGTACGACAGCGGGGTCGCCATGGACCAGCCGATGAGGCCGCCGGCGTCCCGTATGGCCTGCATGCCGTCGCCGCGCGCGGGTGAGCCGCACGCGATGTGGACCTGGCCGAGCACGCCGATGACGAGCGCGGACAGACCGATGACGATGCGTCCGTTGGCCTCGGGCTTCTCCGGGTGGCGGATGAACCGCACGGCGATGACGGCGAGCAGTATCGGCACGAGCAGGTCGAGCCGGCCGAAGGCGCCGGTCACCAGGATCTCGACGAGGTCTCCCACGGGGCCCTTGAGGTCGGCCCAGGTGCCCGCGGCGACGATCAGCGCGATGGCGAGCAGCAGCAGGGCGACACCGTCCTTGCGGTGGGCCGGGTCGAGGTTCTTGGCGCCCTGCCCTATGCCGCGGAACACGGCGCCGACCGCGTGCGCCACACCGAGCCAAACGGCACGCACCAGCCGGTAGATACCGCCGGTGGGGCTGGGCGCCGGTTTGGGCGCGACCTTCTTGGCCGCGGCCTTCCGGGCGGGCGCCTTCTTCGCGGGAGCCTTCTTGGCGGCGGCCTTCTTCGCCGGAGCCTTCGCGGCCGCCTTCTTCGCGGGCGGCGGCTTCTTGGCTGCGGAGGGACGTGAGGCCATGGGTGTGAGGTTACCGGTGGAGACGACAGGGGACACGCGTGTCTACGGCTTCACCCGTTCGTGTCGCGTCGGGAGAGGCACGAAACTGACGCGCGCTCACGGACGGGCAATCCCGGCTGTGGGTGGGTCAGTTCTGCGAGGACACCGAGGACGTGCTCCCGGTGCCCGGCTCCAGCGCGTCCAGCGCCCGCCGCAAACCCGTGAGCTTGCGCTCCAGATGAGCCGCCGTGGCCACCGCGGCGGCGTCCGTCGACTCGTCGTTGAGCTGCTTGGTCAGCGCTTCGGCCTGCTCCTCGACGGCCGCGAGCCGTGCGGAGAGCTCGGCGAGCAGCCCGGCCGACTCCTTGGCCTCACCGCCCGCGTCCTTGCCATTGCCCTCCAACTGGAGCCGCAGCAGCGACGCCTGTTCCCGGAGCTGGCAGTTCTTCATGTACAGCTCGACGAAGACGGAGACCTTCGCGCGCAGCACCCACGGGTCGAACGGCTTGGAGATGTAGTCCACCGCGCCCGCCGCGTACCCCCGGAAGGTGTGGTGCGGGCCGTGATTGATCGCCGTGAGGAAGATGATCGGGATGTCCCGGGTCCGCTCGCGGCGCTTGATGTGCGCGGCGGTCTCGAAGCCGTCCATGCCCGGCATCTGGACATCCAGCAGGATGACCGCGAAGTCGTCCGTGAGCAGCGCTTTGAGCGCTTCCTCCCCGGACGATGCCCGCACCAGCGTCTGATCGAGCGCAGAGAGGATCGCCTCCAGCGCCAGCAGATTCTCCGGCCGGTCATCGACCAGGAGGATCTTGGCCTTCTGCACCATGGCCCGCCCTCCTCGCCCCGGCGTGGGGCCTCCCCTGTCCGCAGGACCTGTGGAAGCACCGGTGGGTGCCGCCCCAGCGGACGACTCCCTTGCGCCGCCCGTCCTTGTGCCGGTCATCGTAGCCGCACCCCGCCCGTCGCCACACCCTGTCACCAGGATGTCACTGTGCACGTAGCGGAAACGCAGCAGGAGACCAGAAGGTTCCCCGGATCTTGTACTTCTACACGACTATGCGCACATCGCGTCGGCAACTCCGCGTGAACACCGAACCTTCCCGTCATGGTCGCGCAACTGCCCAACGTTCCCCTCATTCCCCTCGCATCCACTGATCCATCACCGTCAGCAGATGATCGGGGTCGACCGGCTTGGTCACGTAGTCGGAAGCACCCGACTCGATCGCCTTCTCGCGGTCGCCCTTCATCGCCTTCGCGGTCAGCGCGATGATCGGCAGTCCGGCGAACTGGGGCATCCTGCGAATCGCCGTGGTCGTCGCGTACCCGTCCATCTCGGGCATCATGATGTCCATCAGCACGACCGCCACGTCGTCGTGCTGCTCCAGGACCTCGATGCCCTCACGGCCGTTCTCGGCGTACAGCACGGACAGGCCGTGCTGCTCGAGGACGCTGGTCAGGGCGAAGACGTTGCGGATGTCGTCGTCGACGATCAGGACCTTCTCGCCGCCGAAGCGGATGCCGCGCGTCGGCCGGGGCGCCGGCTGCTGCTCGGGCGGCGTCCACTGCTCCAGCTGCGCGGGGCGCGGCGGCAGCTCGGGCATCCTGCGACGCCGCCGGAACAGGGCGGCGGGCCCGTTCTGCGTCTCGCGGTACGACGTCACCTCGGCCGGCGTCTCGACCTCCACGTCCGACAGCTCGGACGGGTCGGACGTCGACGCCACCAGGTCACCGGCCTCCAGGCTGGGCAGCTGCTGCTGGTAGCCCTGCGGCGGCAGTTCGCTCGGGTGCAGCGGCAGGTACAGCGTGAACGTCGAACCACGGCTGGGCTCGCTCTGAGCGAAGATCTCACCGCCGAGGAGCTGCGCGATCTCCCGCGAGATGGACAACCCGAGGCCCGTACCGCCGTACTTGCGGCTGGTGGTGCCGTCGGCCTGCTTGAACGCCTCGAAGATCACCCGCATCTTGCTGGACGCGATACCGATCCCCGTGTCGGTCACGGAGAACGCGATCAGCTCGGCGTCCGGATCGGTCAGCGACCCGGTCTCCAACAGCTGCTCCCGGATCTTCTGCGGCACGTCGTCCCGCGCCGGCCTGATGACCAGCTCCACCGACCCCGAGTCGGTGAACTTCACCGCGTTCGACAGCAGGTTGCGCAGCACCTGCAGCAGCCGCTGCTCGTCGGTGTGCAGCGTCGCGGGCAGCTCCGGCGAGACCCGCACCGACAGGTCCAGGCCCTTCTCCGCGGTCAGCGGCCGGAAGGTGGCCTCCACGTAGTCCACGAGCTGGACGAGCGCGATCCGCGTCGGGGAGACGTCCATCTTGCCCGCCTCGACCTTCGACAGGTCGAGGATGTCGTTGATGAGCTGGAGCAGGTCGGACCCGGCCCCGTGGATCGTCTCGGCGAACTCGACCTGCTTCGGGGAGAGGTTCCCCTCGGCGTTGTCGGCGAGGAGCTTGGCCAGGATCAGCAGCGAGTTGAGCGGCGTACGCAGCTCGTGCGACATGTTCGCGAGGAACTCGCTCTTGTAGCGCATCGACACCGCGAGCTGTTCGGCGCGCTCCTCCAGGACCTGCCGCGCCTCCTCGATCTCGGTGTTCTTCACCTCGATGTCGCGGTTCTGCCGGGCCAGCAGCTCGGCCTTCTCCTCCAGTTCGGCGTTGGACGCCTGGAGGGCCTTCTGCCGCTGCTCCAACTCCGCCGAGCGCTCCCGCAGTTGCTCGGTCAGCTCCTGCGACTGCGCCAGCAGCAGCTCGGTCTTGGTGTTGACGGAGATGGTGTTGACGCTCGTCGCGATCATCTCGGCGATCTGGTTCAGGAAGTCCTTCTGGATCTGCGTGAACGGCGTGAAGGACGCCAGCTCGATGACGCCGAGCACACTGCCCTCGAACAGCACCGGCAGCACGATCACCTGCGCGGGGGGCGCCTCACCGAGCCCCGAGGAGATCCTCAGGTAGCCGCTCGGCGCGTTCTCCACCAGGATCGTGCGCTTCTCCTCGGCAGCCGTCCCCACCAGCGCCTCACCCGGCTGGAACGACGTCGGCATGGAGCCCATCGAGTAGCCGTAACTGCCGAGCATGCGCAGCTCGTACTGGTCTTCGTCCGTGGCGCTCACGTCCTCGCCGTCGACGAGCGGCATCGCCACGAAGAACGCCCCGTGCTGCGCGGACACCACCGGCGTCAGCTCGCTCATGATCAGCGACGCCACGTCCTCCAGGTCGCGGCGGCCCTGCATCAGCGCCGAGATCCGGGCCAGGTTGCCCTTGAGCCAGTCCTGCTCCTTGTTGGCGATCGTGGTGTCACGCAGGTTGGCGATCATCTTGTTGATGTAGTCCTGGAGCTCCTGGATCTCCCCGGACGCGTCCACGTCGATCTTCAGGTTCAGATCGCCGCGGGTCACCGCGGTGGCCACGCGCGCGATGGCACGCACCTGCCGGGTCAGGTTCCCGGCCATCTCGTTCACCGACTCGGTCAGGTCCCGCCAGGTGCCGTCCACGTCACGCACGCGTGCCTGGCCGCCGAGCTGCCCCTCCGTGCCCACCTCGCGGGCGACCCGGGTGACCTCCTCCGCGAAGGACGACAGCTGGTCGACCATCGTGTTGATGGTCGTCTTCAGCTCCAGGATCTCGCCGCGCGCATCGATGTCGATCTTCTTCGTCAGGTCACCCTTGGCGATGGCCGTGGTCACCATGGCGATGTTGCGCACCTGACCGGTCAGGTTGGACGCCATCTGGTTCACGGACTCGGTCAGGTCCTTCCACGTGCCGGCCACACCGGGCACGTGCGCCTGACCGCCGAGAATGCCGTCCGTGCCCACCTCACGGGCCACCTTGGTGACCTGCTCGGCGAACGAACTCAGCGTCTTCACCATCGTGTTGATGGTGTCGGCGAGCTGCGCGACCTCGCCCCGCGCCTCGATGGTGACCTGCCGCGTCAGGTCACCGTTGGCGACCGCCGCCGAGACCTGGGAGATGTTCCGCACCTGCGTGGTGAGGTTCTTCGCCATCAGGTTGACGTTGTCGCTCAGGTCCTTCCAGATGCCCGTGACACCCGGCACGTGCGCCTGGCCGCCCAGGATGCCCTCGGTGCCCACCTCACGGGCCACCCGGGTCACCTGCTCGGCGAAGGACGACAGCTGGTCCACCATCGTGTTGACCGTCGTGACCAGTTCGAGGATCTCGCCCTTGGCGTCGACGGTGATCTTCTTCGACAGATCACCCCGGGCCACAGCGGTCGTGACCTCGGCGATGTTGCGCACCTGGATGGTCAGGTTGTTGGCCATGCCGTTCACGGACTGGGTGAGGTCCTTCCAGGTGCCGGAGACGCCCTGCACCTCGGCCTGACCGCCCAGGATGCCTTCCGTACCCACCTCACGGGCCACACGCGTGACCTCTTCGGCGAACGACGACAGCTGGTCCACCATCGTGTTCAGGGTGTTCTTCAGCTCCAGGATCTCCCCGCGCGCGTCCACGGTGATCTTCTGGGACAGGTCACCCCGCGCCACCGCCGTGGCCACCTGGGCGATGTTGCGCACCTGGCCGGTCAGGTTGGACGCCATGCCGTTCACGGAGTCCGTCAGGTCACGCCACACCCCGGCCACACCCGGCACCTGCGCCTGACCGCCCAGCCGGCCGTCCGTACCCACCTCGCGCGCGACCCGGGTCACCTGGTCGGCGAACGCCGAGAGCTGGTCGACCATCGTGTTGATGGTGTTCTTCAGCTCGAGGATCTCGCCGCGCGCGTCGACGTCGATCTTCTGCGACAGGTCACCCCGGGCCACGGCCGTCGTCACCTGCGCGATGTTGCGTACCTGGGAAGTGAGGTTCCCGGCCATGGAGTTGACGGAGTCGGTGAGCTCCTTCCAGGTGCCCGAGACACCGTCCACCCGGGCCTGCCCGCCCAGGCGGCCCTCCGTGCCCACGTCCCGGGCCATCCGCGTCACCTGGTCGGCGAAGCTCGACAGCTGGTCCACCATCGTGTTCACGGTGTTCTTCAGCTTGAGCATCTCGCCGGAGACGTCGACGGTGACCTTCTGCGAGAGGTCGCCGTTGGCCACCGCCGTCGTCACCTGGGCGATGTTCCTCACCTGACCGGTGAGGTTCCGGAACGCCGTGTTGACGGAGTCCGTCAGGTCCTTCCACGTGCCCGCCGCGCCCGGCACCTGCGCCTGGCCGCCCAGCTCACCCTCGACACCGATCTCCCGCGCCACACGTGTCACTTCGGCACCGAACGCGGACAGCTGGTCGACCATCGTGTTGACGGTGTTCTTCAGCTCCAGCATCTCGCCGGCCACGTCGACCGTGACCTTCTGCGACAGATCACCGTTGGCCACCGCCGTGGTCACCGCGGCGATGTCCCGCACCTGCGTGGTCAGGTTCCGGAAGACCGTGTTCACCGAATCGGTGAGGTCCTTCCACGTTCCCGCCGCACCCGGCACGTTCGCCTGACCGCCGAGCTGCCCCTCGGCCCCGACCTCGTTGGCCACACGCGTGACCTCGTCCGCGAAGATCCGCAGCGTCTCGGTCATCTGGTTGATCGTGTCGGCGAGCTGCGCGACCTCGCCCCGCGCCGGCACGGTCACCTTGCGCGACAGATCACCGTTGGCGACCGCTGTCGTCACCTCCGCGATCCCGCGCACCTGGGCCGTGAGGTTCCCGGCCATGGTGTTCACCGAATCGGTGAGTTCCTTCCACACACCGGCCACGCCCGGCACCTGCGCCTGACCGCCCAGCGCTCCCTCGGTGCCCACCTCACGGGCCACCCGGGTCACCTCGGAGGAGAACGCCGACAGCTGATCCACCATCGTGTTGACGGTGTTCTTCAGCTCCAGCATCTCGCCGGCCACCTGAACCGTGACCTTCCGGGACAGGTCACCCTTGGCGACCGCCGTCGTCACCAGCGCGATGTCCCTCACCTGGGCGGTCAGCCGGTACGCCATCGTGTTGACGGAGTCCGTCAGATCCCGCCACGAACCCGACATGCCCCGCACCCGGGCCTGCCCGCCCAGCTTGCCCTCGGTGCCCACCTCACTGGCCACACGCGTGACCTCGTCGGTGAACGTCGACAGCTGGTCGACCAGGTTGTTGACGGTGCGCCCGACCTTCAGGAACTCGCCCCGCAGCGGCTGGCTGTTCCCGTCCGGCACCTGTGTCCGCAGCTCCATACGCGGTGACAGATCACCCTCCGCCACCGCGGACAGTACCCGGCCGACCTCGGAAACCGGCCGCACCAGGTCGTCCACCAGGGCGTTCGAGTTGTCGATCGCCGTGGCCCAGGAGCCCTCGCAGGCCCCCGTCTCCAGCCGCTCGGTGAGCTTGCCCTCGCGACCCACCATCCGCCGCACCCGCGACAGCTCACCCGTCAGATGCAGATTGCGGTCGGCCACCTCGTTGAAGACCGCCGCGATTTCGGCCATCACGCCGTCGCCGGACACCGTGAGCCGCTTGCGGAAGTTCCCGTCCCGCATCGACACCAGGGCCGCCATCAGCCGGTTCAGGGCCGCCGTGTCCACCTCGGTCGTGCCACTACGCACCTTGCCCTGGTTGATCGGGGACTGTCCGCCTTTCGCGCGCGCCTTCTTGCCACGCGTCGCTGCGCCAGACTCCACTGTGTCCCTCCCGCAGGGGTCGACCGTCACTGCTGTGCTCGGGTACCACGCTCGGCGTACCAGTTACTACTGCGTATTCTCTGCCCTGCAAACCAGGCCGTCTCCAGGGGGCTGCTGCCCAAGGTCGGCATCGGGCACACAGCCTGCCCGGACCTTCACTGGAAGCTTGCCCAGTGTTTCACCCTGGCCGAACCAGGCCATA
Protein-coding regions in this window:
- the rimO gene encoding 30S ribosomal protein S12 methylthiotransferase RimO, whose amino-acid sequence is MPERRTVALVTLGCARNEVDSEELAGRLEADGWQLVEDAEEADVAVVNTCGFVEAAKKDSVDALLEANDLKGHGRTQAVVAVGCMAERYGKELAEALPEADGVLGFDDYSDISDRLQTILNGGIHASHTPRDRRKLLPISPAERQESAADVALPGHGPAEPAVAPADLPEGLAPASGPRAPLRRRLDGSPVASVKLASGCDRRCSFCAIPSFRGSFISRRPSDVLNETRWLAEQGVKEIMLVSENNTSYGKDLGDIRLLESLLPELAEVDGIERVRVSYLQPAEMRPGLIDVLTSTPKIAPYFDLSFQHSAPGVLRAMRRFGDTDRFLELLDTIRSKAPEAGVRSNFIVGFPGESEADLAELERFLNGARLDAIGVFGYSDEEGTEAATYDDKLDEDVVAERLAHISRLAEELVSQRAEDRVGQSVRVLVESVDEEGVYGRAEHQAPETDGQVLLTSGAGLRVGRMVEAKVVGTEGVDLVAEPLQGSLASPAWSEEAGR
- a CDS encoding helix-turn-helix domain-containing protein, encoding MSIGNSPEDERPFENEHVEADHEEARPSIGHVLRQARIAAGLTVDDVSSATRVRMNIVHAIEADDFSACGGDVYARGHIRTLAKAVHLDPEPLLAQYGDEHGGRPAPTPAAPLFEAERIRPERRGPNWTAAMVAAIVAVIGFVGFTMFQGDDSGNEANVAEGSTPSDSASPTTKTKKPADPKPEASDSAIAAAPQDKVTVRVAAADGRSWIAAKDHNGRMIFDGVLKQGDTKTFQDSSKVHLVLGDAGAIDLFVNGKKIEENFQPGAVERLTYTKGDPEAG
- a CDS encoding FtsK/SpoIIIE family DNA translocase; translated protein: MASRPSAAKKPPPAKKAAAKAPAKKAAAKKAPAKKAPARKAAAKKVAPKPAPSPTGGIYRLVRAVWLGVAHAVGAVFRGIGQGAKNLDPAHRKDGVALLLLAIALIVAAGTWADLKGPVGDLVEILVTGAFGRLDLLVPILLAVIAVRFIRHPEKPEANGRIVIGLSALVIGVLGQVHIACGSPARGDGMQAIRDAGGLIGWSMATPLSYAMGDMLAVPLLVLLTVFGLLVVTATPVNAIPQRLRLLGVRLGILRDPAGDEFGFDEDDERYEEQWREALPARPRGRRAPAPEAYDPDSAEEEALTRRRGRPRRSAVPQPDMDRRRDAVDVAAAAAAALDGAVLHGMPPSPIVADLTQGVRVGDQEATTPTPVPSARPQQEKLKQDRPEQDKPEQPKPRPGVRDLTKSPPAEPRDLPPRAEQLQLSGDITYSLPPLDLLERGGPGKSRSAANDLIVESLTTVFTEFKVDASVTGFTRGPTVTRYEVELGPAVKVERITALTKNIAYAVASPDVRIISPIPGKSAVGIEIPNTDREMVNLGDVLRLAESAEDDDPMLVAFGKDVEGGYVMHSLAKMPHMLVAGATGSGKSSCINCLITSVMMRATPEDVRMILVDPKRVELTAYEGIPHLITPIITNPKRAAEALQWVVREMDLRYDDLAAYGYRHIDDFNRAVREGKVKPPEGSERELQPYPYLLVIVDELADLMMVAPRDVEDAIVRITQLARAAGIHLVLATQRPSVDVVTGLIKANVPSRLAFATSSLADSRVILDQPGAEKLIGKGDGLFLPMGANKPTRMQGAFVTEEEIAGVVRHCKDQMTPVFRDDVVVGTKQKKEIDEDIGDDLDLLCQAAELVVSTQFGSTSMLQRKLRVGFAKAGRLMDLMESRNIVGPSEGSKARDVLVKPDELDGVLALIRGESEE
- a CDS encoding response regulator, whose product is MVQKAKILLVDDRPENLLALEAILSALDQTLVRASSGEEALKALLTDDFAVILLDVQMPGMDGFETAAHIKRRERTRDIPIIFLTAINHGPHHTFRGYAAGAVDYISKPFDPWVLRAKVSVFVELYMKNCQLREQASLLRLQLEGNGKDAGGEAKESAGLLAELSARLAAVEEQAEALTKQLNDESTDAAAVATAAHLERKLTGLRRALDALEPGTGSTSSVSSQN
- a CDS encoding HAMP domain-containing protein codes for the protein MESGAATRGKKARAKGGQSPINQGKVRSGTTEVDTAALNRLMAALVSMRDGNFRKRLTVSGDGVMAEIAAVFNEVADRNLHLTGELSRVRRMVGREGKLTERLETGACEGSWATAIDNSNALVDDLVRPVSEVGRVLSAVAEGDLSPRMELRTQVPDGNSQPLRGEFLKVGRTVNNLVDQLSTFTDEVTRVASEVGTEGKLGGQARVRGMSGSWRDLTDSVNTMAYRLTAQVRDIALVTTAVAKGDLSRKVTVQVAGEMLELKNTVNTMVDQLSAFSSEVTRVAREVGTEGALGGQAQVPGVAGVWKELTDSVNTMAGNLTAQVRGIAEVTTAVANGDLSRKVTVPARGEVAQLADTINQMTETLRIFADEVTRVANEVGAEGQLGGQANVPGAAGTWKDLTDSVNTVFRNLTTQVRDIAAVTTAVANGDLSQKVTVDVAGEMLELKNTVNTMVDQLSAFGAEVTRVAREIGVEGELGGQAQVPGAAGTWKDLTDSVNTAFRNLTGQVRNIAQVTTAVANGDLSQKVTVDVSGEMLKLKNTVNTMVDQLSSFADQVTRMARDVGTEGRLGGQARVDGVSGTWKELTDSVNSMAGNLTSQVRNIAQVTTAVARGDLSQKIDVDARGEILELKNTINTMVDQLSAFADQVTRVAREVGTDGRLGGQAQVPGVAGVWRDLTDSVNGMASNLTGQVRNIAQVATAVARGDLSQKITVDARGEILELKNTLNTMVDQLSSFAEEVTRVAREVGTEGILGGQAEVQGVSGTWKDLTQSVNGMANNLTIQVRNIAEVTTAVARGDLSKKITVDAKGEILELVTTVNTMVDQLSSFAEQVTRVAREVGTEGILGGQAHVPGVTGIWKDLSDNVNLMAKNLTTQVRNISQVSAAVANGDLTRQVTIEARGEVAQLADTINTMVKTLSSFAEQVTKVAREVGTDGILGGQAHVPGVAGTWKDLTESVNQMASNLTGQVRNIAMVTTAIAKGDLTKKIDIDARGEILELKTTINTMVDQLSSFAEEVTRVAREVGTEGQLGGQARVRDVDGTWRDLTESVNEMAGNLTRQVRAIARVATAVTRGDLNLKIDVDASGEIQELQDYINKMIANLRDTTIANKEQDWLKGNLARISALMQGRRDLEDVASLIMSELTPVVSAQHGAFFVAMPLVDGEDVSATDEDQYELRMLGSYGYSMGSMPTSFQPGEALVGTAAEEKRTILVENAPSGYLRISSGLGEAPPAQVIVLPVLFEGSVLGVIELASFTPFTQIQKDFLNQIAEMIATSVNTISVNTKTELLLAQSQELTEQLRERSAELEQRQKALQASNAELEEKAELLARQNRDIEVKNTEIEEARQVLEERAEQLAVSMRYKSEFLANMSHELRTPLNSLLILAKLLADNAEGNLSPKQVEFAETIHGAGSDLLQLINDILDLSKVEAGKMDVSPTRIALVQLVDYVEATFRPLTAEKGLDLSVRVSPELPATLHTDEQRLLQVLRNLLSNAVKFTDSGSVELVIRPARDDVPQKIREQLLETGSLTDPDAELIAFSVTDTGIGIASSKMRVIFEAFKQADGTTSRKYGGTGLGLSISREIAQLLGGEIFAQSEPSRGSTFTLYLPLHPSELPPQGYQQQLPSLEAGDLVASTSDPSELSDVEVETPAEVTSYRETQNGPAALFRRRRRMPELPPRPAQLEQWTPPEQQPAPRPTRGIRFGGEKVLIVDDDIRNVFALTSVLEQHGLSVLYAENGREGIEVLEQHDDVAVVLMDIMMPEMDGYATTTAIRRMPQFAGLPIIALTAKAMKGDREKAIESGASDYVTKPVDPDHLLTVMDQWMRGE